Proteins from a genomic interval of Equus quagga isolate Etosha38 chromosome 11, UCLA_HA_Equagga_1.0, whole genome shotgun sequence:
- the LOC124247626 gene encoding olfactory receptor 3A2 translates to MDPGAGTNRTAVTEFILLGLLENEKLQSVVFILFLFAYLVTIGGNLSILAAILVEPKLHTPMYFFLGNLSALDVGCITVTVPAMLGRLLSHKRTISYEACLSQLFFFHFLGGMDCFLLTAMAYDRFLAICRPLMYSTRMSQAVQSILVAVSWAFAFTNALTHTIALTTLNFCGPNEVNHFYCDLPQLFQLSCSSTQLNELLLFAVGFIMAGAPVVLIITSYIHVAAAVLQIHSVEGKKKAFSTCGSHLTVVCLFFGTGIFNYMRLGSEEASDKDKGVGVFNSVINPMLNPLIYSLRNPDVQNALWRVFVGRRSLT, encoded by the coding sequence ATGGATCCAGGAGCTGGGACCAACAGGACAGCTGTGACTGAGTTCATTCTACTGGGGCtgttggaaaatgaaaaactgcagTCTGTGGTCTTTATACTCTTCCTCTTTGCCTACCTGGTCACAATCGGGGGCAATCTCAGCATTCTGGCAGCCATCTTGGTGGAACCCAAACTCCACACCCCTATGTACTTCTTCCTGGGGAACCTGTCAGCTCTGGATGTTGGATGTATTACTGTCACTGTTCCTGCGATGTTGGGTCGTCTCCTGTCCCACAAACGTACAATTTCCTATGAAGCCTGCCTCTCTCAGCtgttctttttccactttcttgGTGGAATGGATTGCTTCCTATTGACAGCCATGGCCTATGACCGATTCCTGGCCATCTGCCGGCCCCTTATGTATAGCACCCGTATGAGCCAGGCAGTCCAGTCAATATTGGTGGCTGTGTCCTGGGCTTTTGCCTTCACCAATGCACTGACCCACACTATTGCCCTAACTACCCTCAACTTCTGTGGTCCCAATGAGGTCAATCACTTCTATTGTGACCTCCCACAGCTCTTCCAGCTCTCCTGCTCCAGCACCCAACTCAATGAGCTGTTGCTCTTTGCTGTGGGTTTCATAATGGCAGGTGCACCTGTGGTTCTCATCATCACTTCCTACATTCACGTGGCAGCAGCAGTTCTACAGATCCATTCAGTGGAGGGCAAGAAGAAGGCCTTCTCCACATGTGGCTCCCACCTCACTGTGGTTTGCCTCTTCTTTGGGACTGGTATCTTTAACTACATGCGTCTGGGTTCAGAGGAGGCTTCAGACAAGGATAAAGGGGTTGGTGTTTTCAACTCAGTTATCAATCCCATGCTGAACCCACTTATCTACAGCCTTAGAAACCCTGATGTTCAGAATGCCCTGTGGCGGGTATTTGTGGGGAGGAGGTCACTAACCTGA
- the LOC124247734 gene encoding olfactory receptor 3A1-like: MEPESRANGTAITEFILLGLVETPGLRPVIFVLFFFAYLVTVGGNISILAAILVESKLHTPMYFFLGNLSALDVGCITVTVPSMLGRLLSHKRTVSYGACLTQLFFFHQLAGVDCFLLTAMAYDRFLAICQPLTYSTRMSQMVQRILVVVSWACAFTNALTHTVAISTLTFCGPNMINHFYCDLPQLFQLSCSSTQLNELLLFGLGILMAGVPVILIVTSYIHVAVAVLQIRSPEGRKKAVSTCGSHLTVVGIFYGTGVFSYMRLGSVEASDKDKGIGILNTVISPMLNPLIYSLRNPDVQGALRWVLTGKRALA, encoded by the coding sequence ATGGAACCAGAATCTAGGGCCAATGGAACAGCCATTACTGAGTTCATCCTGCTGGGCTTGGTGGAGACACCAGGGCTTCGACCAGTTATCTTTGTGCTCTTCTTCTTTGCCTACCTGGTCACAGTTGGAGGCAACATCAGCATCCTGGCAGCCATCTTGGTGGAGTCCAaactccacacccccatgtacttcttcctggggAACCTATCAGCGCTGGACGTTGGGTGCATCACCGTCACTGTTCCTTCAATGTTGGGTCGTCTCTTGTCCCACAAGCGTACAGTTTCCTATGGAGCCTGCCTCACACAGCTCTTCTTCTTCCATCAGTTGGCTGGTGTGGACTGCTTCCTGTTGACAGCTATGGCCTATGACAGATTCCTGGCCATCTGCCAGCCCCTCACCTATAGCACTCGCATGAGCCAGATGGTCCAGAGGATATTGGTGGTTGTGTCCTGGGCTTGTGCCTTCACCAATGCACTGACCCATACTGTAGCCATATCCACACTCACCTTCTGTGGCCCAAATATGATCAATCACTTCTACTGTGACCTCCCGCAGCTCTTCCAGCTCTCCTGCTCCAGCACCCAACTCAATGAGCTGCTGCTCTTTGGTCTAGGTATCCTCATGGCAGGTGTGCCTGTGATTCTCATTGTCACTTCCTACATCCACGTGGCAGTTGCAGTCCTGCAAATACGctctcctgagggcaggaagaAAGCCGTCTCCACGTGTGGCTCCCACCTCACTGTGGTGGGCATTTTCTATGGGACAGGAGTGTTCAGCTACATGAGACTGGGCTCAGTGGAGGCTTCAGACAAGGACAAAGGGATTGGCATCCTCAACACTGTCATCAGCCCCATGCTGAACCCACTCATCTACAGCCTCCGGAACCCTGATGTGCAGGGTGCCCTGCGGTGGGTGCTCACAGGGAAGCGAGCCCTTGCGTGA